A single genomic interval of Streptomyces sp. 1222.5 harbors:
- a CDS encoding AzlD domain-containing protein has translation MNATLAVILALAVGTYAFRLVGPVLHGRVTVPPRVQELASAGAVVLLVALLTTGALTEGGGFAGWSRPAGVLVGGVLAWRRAPFALVVLAAAATTALLRLAGVA, from the coding sequence ATGAACGCCACACTCGCCGTGATCCTCGCCCTGGCCGTGGGCACGTACGCCTTCCGGCTCGTCGGGCCGGTGCTGCACGGGCGGGTCACCGTCCCGCCCCGGGTGCAGGAACTCGCCTCGGCCGGCGCGGTGGTGCTCCTCGTCGCCCTGCTGACCACGGGCGCGCTGACCGAGGGCGGCGGCTTCGCGGGCTGGTCCCGCCCCGCCGGGGTCCTGGTCGGGGGCGTCCTGGCCTGGCGCCGGGCGCCCTTCGCGCTCGTGGTCCTGGCCGCGGCGGCGACCACGGCGCTGCTGCGGCTGGCGGGGGTGGCCTAG
- a CDS encoding AzlC family ABC transporter permease — protein MRSLQRTPLPLESGDGSLVRDSSLVWLAGGIVGVSFGAVSVAGGLPVWVPVLMSAIVYAGSAQFSAVGVLLAGGGPVAAAVTGLLLNTRTAAFSLAVAEIIGSGRATRLLGAHLVTDETVAFALAQSDPVRRRRAFWISGLGLFAVWNVGVAVGALAGSALGDTARYGLDAAFPAVLVALVLPAVRADAAVRRCALLGAAVALAVTPAVPAGVPVLLALAGLFLHRRPAGRGAAA, from the coding sequence ATGCGTTCGCTGCAACGAACACCCCTACCCCTGGAGTCAGGCGACGGCTCCCTCGTCCGGGACAGCTCACTGGTCTGGCTGGCCGGCGGCATCGTCGGTGTGTCCTTCGGTGCCGTCTCCGTCGCCGGCGGGCTGCCGGTGTGGGTGCCCGTACTCATGTCCGCGATCGTGTACGCGGGATCGGCCCAGTTCAGCGCGGTGGGGGTGTTGCTCGCCGGGGGTGGGCCGGTCGCGGCCGCGGTCACCGGGCTGCTCCTGAACACGCGGACGGCGGCCTTCAGTCTGGCCGTCGCGGAGATCATCGGCTCCGGCCGCGCCACCCGTCTCCTCGGCGCCCACCTGGTCACCGACGAGACGGTCGCCTTCGCTCTCGCCCAGTCCGATCCGGTACGGCGACGCAGGGCGTTCTGGATCTCCGGGCTCGGCCTGTTCGCCGTGTGGAACGTGGGCGTGGCGGTCGGGGCGCTGGCCGGGAGCGCGCTCGGCGACACCGCCCGCTACGGACTGGACGCCGCCTTCCCGGCCGTCCTGGTCGCGCTGGTCCTGCCCGCCGTGCGCGCGGACGCGGCGGTACGGCGGTGCGCCCTGCTCGGCGCGGCGGTCGCGCTGGCGGTCACGCCCGCCGTCCCGGCCGGGGTGCCGGTGCTGCTCGCCCTCGCCGGGCTGTTCCTCCACCGCCGCCCGGCCGGAAGGGGGGCCGCGGCATGA
- a CDS encoding helix-turn-helix domain-containing protein produces the protein MSEVPARLPMEWIAASLKRERARAGLSLSELAKRAGIAKSTLSQLEAAGGNPSMETIWALAVALGVPFSVLVEPPAPAVQVIRAGQGPTVHSEQSSYLASLLSACPPGARRDIYYVWLEPGSVRDSAPHIPGTTEHIVVAEGGVKAGPRGQEVELEPGDYLSYRGDVPHAYEALADGTKFVLIMQHM, from the coding sequence ATGTCCGAGGTCCCCGCCCGGCTCCCGATGGAGTGGATCGCCGCGTCCCTCAAGCGCGAGCGCGCCCGTGCCGGGCTGTCCCTGTCCGAGCTGGCCAAGCGCGCCGGCATCGCGAAGTCGACGCTCTCCCAGTTGGAGGCGGCGGGCGGCAACCCGAGCATGGAGACGATCTGGGCGCTCGCGGTGGCACTCGGCGTGCCCTTCAGCGTGCTGGTGGAACCGCCCGCTCCGGCGGTCCAGGTGATCCGCGCCGGCCAGGGGCCCACGGTCCACTCCGAGCAGTCGAGCTACCTCGCCTCACTGCTCTCCGCCTGTCCGCCCGGCGCGCGCAGGGACATCTATTACGTGTGGCTGGAGCCGGGCTCCGTGCGGGATTCCGCACCGCACATTCCCGGGACCACCGAGCACATCGTGGTCGCGGAGGGCGGCGTGAAGGCGGGGCCGCGAGGGCAGGAGGTCGAACTGGAACCGGGCGATTACCTGTCCTACCGCGGAGACGTGCCGCACGCCTACGAGGCGCTCGCCGACGGAA